The following coding sequences lie in one Ctenopharyngodon idella isolate HZGC_01 chromosome 11, HZGC01, whole genome shotgun sequence genomic window:
- the LOC127522267 gene encoding uncharacterized protein LOC127522267 gives MRQPEPEEKRTELTLAPEVELHHESDQGCEPTTSADEGVVTTENEDWLINFTEEASSPTLSHPLPSSSLFSNCTNDCTDCVMSCYYQQCQYKRILRLRLPPLTSSLHLGLSTPSWLLPHLPPPETLGLAAPPGFLILPAPPWSVVTPLPPRTCGPSAAICPSTPTAAAGSFSASSTHRLHLSPQVILSCQHLDSSISRLRRGLSALGSSGSVVTDHLHRHRQRIAVPPSPSLYFIVLSLPSLHHTLSPALRHILVLLLNLRHLSICHHSSTARGRALPGGALCHVQFSLVAVFMDFQFVYLYHVCLFVFVPTTDQSPWTLSTAVCL, from the coding sequence ATGCGTCAGCCAGAGCCCGAGGAGAAGAGGACAGAGCTGACCCTCGCCCCTGAAGTGGAGCTCCATCATGagtctgaccaggggtgtgagcCCACGACATCAGCGGACGAGGGAGTCGTGACGACGGAGAATGAGGACTGGCTGATCAACTTCACTGAGGAAGCATCTTCTCCCACCCTATCCCACCCGTTACCTTCGTCATCACTGTTTTCTAACTGTACTAATGACTGTACGGACTGTGTCATGTCGTGTTACTACCAGCAGTGTCAGTACAAGAGGATCCTACGGCTCCGCCTTCCACCTTTGACCTCTTCGCTCCATCTCGGCCTGTCGACTCCGTCTTGGCTCCTCCCACATTTGCCTCCACCAGAGACCCTCGGACTTGCGGCTCCACCAGGTTTCCTCATCCTGCCAGCTCCCCCTTGGTCAGTTGTCACACCACTTCCGCCACGGACTTGCGGGCCGTCTGCTGCAATCTGTCCCTCCACCCCTACGGCTGCAGCGGGTTCGTTCTCAGCGTCGTCTACACACCGGCTCCACCTCAGCCCTCAGGTCATCCTCAGTTGTCAGCATCTGGACTCCTCCATCTCTCGACTCCGCCGTGGGCTGTCGGCACTAGGGAGCTCTGGGTCTGTGGTCACGGACCATCTCCACCGTCACCGCCAGAGGATCGCCGTCCCTCCATCACCATCACTTTATTTCATTGTACTGTCTTTACCATCCCTTCACCACACCCTGTCACCAGCCCTTCGCCACATCCTTGTCCTCCTCCTAAACCTCCGCCATCTCTCCATATGTCATCACTCTTCTacggcgcgaggacgcgccttgcCAGgaggggcgttatgtcacgttcagttcagtttagttgcagttttcatggactttcagtttgtttaccTTTATCACGTGTGTCTCTTTGTCTTTGTTCCCACCACTgatcagtcaccatggacactaagcACAGCTGTTTGTCTTTAG